GGGAGAGTCCCTGGAGGCGCGCCTGGAGCGCGGCGTGCTGAGCGTCCCCGAGGCGCTCGCGCTGGGCCGGGGCCTGTTGTCCGCGCTGACCGAGGCCCACCACCACGGCGTGCTGCACCGCGACGTGAAGCCCGCCAACCTCATCGTCTCCGGCGAGCCACTGTCGCGCGCCACGCTGATTGATTTCGGGCTCGCCCGCAGCGAGCGCCTGGACGCGTCCCTGCGGGACTTGCCGGTGGGCACCGCGCGCTACCTCTCCCCGGAGCAGGCGGGCCTCCTGCACCGCCCCGTGGAGGCCACCTCGGACCTGTACTCCACGGGCGTCGTCCTCTTCGAGTCGCTGGCCGGGGTCCCCGTCTTCACGGGCGACTCCGTGGGCGAGGTCCTCCGCCAGCACCTGTCCGCGCGGCCCCGGCTGCGCGCGGTGGGCGTGGACGCGCCGCGCGCATTGGAGGAGCTCGTCTCACGCCTGTTGCAGACGGACCCCTCGGACCGCTACCAGTCGGCGGCCTCCGCGCTGGCGGACCTGCTGGAGCTGGAGGACGCGCTGGCCCAGGGCCACGCGGAGCCGGAGCTCATCACCGGCGCGAGGGACGCCCGACGCAGCCTCACCGAGCCATCCTTCGTCGGCCGCCACGAGGAGGTCGCCACGCTGGAGCGCGAACTCGAGCGCACGCTGACGGACCCGGGGCGATTGGTGGTGGTGGAGGCCGAGTCCGGCGGCGGCAAGAGCCGGTTGCTCGAGGAGCTCTCCGCCCGCGCTCCGAGACACCACGCGTGGGTGTTGCAGGGACAGGCGCAGGACCAGGCGGCGCGGCGGCCCTTCCAGCTCTTCACCGGCGTGGCCTCGGCCATCACCCTGGCGCTCGCGTCACGGCCCGCGCTGGCCGAGGCGCTGCGTGGGCGGCTCGCCGGACAGGAGGCGGGGCTGTGCATGGTGCTGCCGCAGCTGGAGCCGCTCCTGTCTCCCGCGCCGCACGCCTCCGCGCGGACGCTGGCGCCCGAGTCCCTCGGTGAGAGCCGCGGCATCTGGGCACTCACCGCGCTGCTCGGCGCGTTGGGCACGCGGGACGAGCCCGCCGTCGTGGTGCTCGACGACTGCCAGTGGGCGGACGAGCTGACCCTGCGGGCCCTGGAGGGCTGGTCGCAGGCAAGGCGCCAGGGCCAGGGACGGGTGCTCGTCATCGTCGCCTTCCGAGGCGAGGACATCGGCCCCACGCACGTGCTGCGCAAGCTGGCGCCCACCGCGCACTTGCGGCTGTCCGCGCTGGGCGCGGCGGAGGTGGCGCGCCTGACGGAGTCCATGGCGGGCACGCTGCCCCGCGAGGCCACGGAGCTGGTGACGCGGCTGTCGGAGGGCAACCCCTTCATGGCGAGCGCGGTGCTGCATGGACTCGTTGAAGACGGTGTGCTGGTGCCGGGGCCCTCCGGCTGGAGCGTGGAGCCGGCGGCGATGGCGCACGCGCGCTCGTCCCGGCAGGCCGCGGGGTTCCTCGTGCGCAGACTGCGCCTGTTGCCCCTGGCCTCGCGGCGCCTCTTGTCGGTGGGCGCGGTGCTGGGCAAGTCCTTCGAGCTGTCGCGCCTGGAGGCGCTGTCGGGCGTGTCCCGCGAGGACCTGAGCGCCGCGCTGGAGGAGCCGCGTCGCCGGCACATGCTGTGGGAGGAGGGCACGCGCTACACCTTCGTGCACGACAAGCTGCGCGAGGTGCTGCTGGACATGCTGACGCCGCAGCGACGGCGGGAGCTGCACCGACAGGCGGCGCGCTCGGCGGCGGCCCAGCCGACGAAGGACTCGTTCGAGCTGGCCTATCACTTCGACGCCGCGGGTGAGTACACGCAGGCGCTGCCCCACGCGCTCGTCGCGGCGGAGCTGGCGCGCGGGCGGTTCGCGCTGGAGTCCGCGGAGCTCAACTACCGCATCGCCGAGCGCGGCGCGGCGGGCGCGGACGCGGGCACCCGCTTCCGCGTGGCGGCGGGCCTGGGCAACGTCCTCATGCTGCGCGGCCGCTACGAGGAGGCCCGTCAGCAGCTCGAGCGCGCGCAGTCACTGGCGCGGGAGAAGCAGGAGCAGGCGCGCATCCTCGGCCAGCTGGGCGAGCTCGCCTTCAAGCGCGGCGACTTCGGCGAGGCCACGCTCGCGCTGGAGCAGGGCCTGAAGCTGATGGGACGCTGGGTGCCGCCCCGGGGCGTGCTCACCGGCGCGAGCGCGGCGTGGGAGATTCTCGCGCAGGCCGCGCACACGGTGGCGCCGCGCTGGTTTCTCGCGCGCCGTCCCATCGAGGGCGGCACCGAGGACCTCCAGGCCGTGCGGCTCTACAGCCGGCTCGCATATGGCTACTGGTACCGGCGTGGCCGCGCGGCGGTGCTGTGGGCGCACCTGAGGGACTTGAACCTCGCGGAGCGCTATCCGCCCACGCCCGAGCTGGCGCAGGCGTACTCGGAGCACTCGCCCGCGCTGACCACCCTGCCCTGGTTCGAGCGGGCCTACGCGTACGCGGAGAAGTCGCTGTCCCTGCGCCAGGAGCAGAACGACGTGTGGGGCCAGGGCCAGACGCTGCACTTCTACGGGCTCGCCTGCTACGCGTCCTCGCGCTTCGAGGACTGCATCGAGAAGTGCACCCAGGCCATCCGCCTGCTCGAGCGCACCGGAGACCCGTGGGAGGTGAACAACGCCACGTTCCAGGTGGCCATGGCCCTCTACCGCCTGGGCCGGCTGCGCGAGTCACTGGAGACGAGCCAGCGGCTGCATGCGGCCGCGCTCGCGCTGGGGGACCGCTACTCGGTGCGGCTGGGCCTGGAGGCCTGGGCCAAGGCGTCCGACGGGAGGCTGCCGGGCACGCTGCTGGACGGTGAGCTGACCAACCCGGACCAGCCGGACCCGCAGAGCTTCGCGGGCGTGCTCCAGGCGGACGCCCTCCACCGCATGCGCCAGGGTGACGCGGAGGGCGCGGTGAAGGTGCTGGAGCGCGCCGCGCGGCTCGTCGACGAGGCCCACCTGCGTCAGGAGTACGTGGCCCCCATCACCCCGCTGCTCGCCACCGCGCTGCGCCAGCTCGCGGAGGCCACCTCGCCCCTGGCCGCCGGAAGGCGCCGCGCCCTGCTGGAGCGCGCCGAGAAGACGGCGAAGGACGCGCACACCCTCGCGCGCACCTACCGCAACAACCTGCCCCATGCCCTGCGCGAGCGGGCCCTCGTCGCCGCGCTGCGAGGCCAGGCGCGCCGGGCCCGGAGCTGGCTGGAGCAGTCCCTCCAGGCGGCGCGCGACTTGAAGATGCGCCACGAGCACGCCCGGAGCCTGAAGGCGCGAGGAGAGCTGGGCCGCGCGCTCGGCTGGCCCGACGCGGAGGCGGACCTGTCCGTGGCCACGCGCGAACTGGCGGAGATGGAGGAGGGCCTCTCGCCCGAGGTCGTGGAGCAGGATGGCACCCGCGCGCTCTCGCTGGTGGACCGCTTCCCGCGCGTGCTGGAGGCGGGGAGGCGGCTCGCGTCGGCGCTTTCTCGCGAGGCGGTGTTCGAGGCCGTGCGCCAGTCCATGCTGGAGCTGTTGCGCGCCGAGCACTGCGCCATCGTGGACCCGCGCGAGCTCACCGAGGACGAGGACACCGAGGGCCCCAGCCGCACCGCCATCGCCCGCGCGATGGAGACGGGCCGCATCACCGTGATGGGCCAGGGCCTTCCGGGCGGGGCGAGCGAGAGCATGGAGCTCGCCGGGGTGCGCTCGCTCCTGTGTGCGCCGCTCCAGGTCCGGGGCAAGACGGTGGCGTGCGTCCTGGCCACGCACCGCCAGGTGGGCGCGCTGTTCGGCGAGGTGGAGGAGCGCCTGACGGAGTTCGTCACCGTGCTCGCGGGCACCGCCCTGGAGAACGCGGAGAACTTCGAGCGCATCGCCGCCCTCTCCGAGGAGCAGGGCCGCCTGTACCGCGCCGAGCAGGAGGCGGTGCGCCGCCGCGACGACTTCCTCTCCATCGCCGCCCACGAGCTGAAGACACCGCTCACCTCGCTGCAGCTCCACATCCAGGGCCTCCAGGCCCAGGTCCGCGCCAGCGGAGACGCGGGCCTGTCTCCCCACAAGCTCTCCACCAAGCTGGAGTCCGCCTCCGCGCAGACGCAGCGGTTGGGGCGGCTGGTGAGTGACTTGCTGGACATCTCCCGGCTCGCCCAGGGGCAGCTGCACATCAAGCTCTCGGAGGTGGACCTGGTGGCGCTCGTCCAGGGCCAGCTGGAGCGCAGCCGCGAGGCGCTCGTCCGCGCGGAGTGCCCGGTGCGGCTCGACGCGCGCGTCCCCCGGCTCACCGGCTACTGGGACGCGATGCGACTGGAGCAGGTGGTGGGCAACCTCCTCTCCAACGCGATGAAGTACGGCGCGGGCAAGCCGATTGAAATCACCCTGCGCGAGGAGAAGGACGGACAGGCGCTGCTGCGGGTGCGCGACTTCGGCATCGGCATCGCCGACGAGGACCGCGCGCGCATCTTCGGCCGCTTCGAGCGCGCGGTGTCCGTGCGCCACTACGGCGGCTTCGGGCTGGGCCTCTGGATTGTCCGCGAAATCGTCCAGGCGCTGGGCGGCGCCATCGACGTGGAGAGCACGCCGGGCGAGGGCTCCACCTTCACCGTCACCCTGCCCTGCGCCGGGCCCTCCTCCTCGCAGCAGGAGTCCCCGGGGCCTCCGGTGCACTGAGCTCGTCAGCGGCGCACGAGCTCCAGGTAGATGACGTTGTCCTGGCCGTCCCGGAACAGCCGCACGGAGTCGAGCCGCTCCAACGGCACCTCGCCCAGGAAGCCGCGCAGCTCATCCTCCTCGCGGTACAGGAGCCACCAGTCCATGAAGGCCTCCATGTAGCCGGTCTCCGGCGGGAAGCGCGCGAAGTTGGCCACCAACAGCCGCCCCTGTGCGCGCAGCATGTTGAAGAGCAGCCCCGTCAGCCGCGTGGCGACGGAGTCGGACAGGTAGTCGTACAGGCCCGCGGAGTAGATGAAGTCCAGGTCCGCGAAGGACTCCTTGCCCGCGAGCAGCGCGCGCACCGAGCCGCAGTGCGGCTTCACCACGTCGAGCGGCTGGTGGTGGGAGATCTCCGCCAGGCTCAGCGCATCCTGGTCGAACGCGATGAGCTCCCGCACGCGCCGCTCCCGCACCGCCGCCGAGGCCTCCGCCTCGCGCAGGTGGCCACACGCCACGGAGAGGATGCGCGCGTCTCCCGGCACCCGCTCGGCCGTGGCGTCGAGCTCGCGCGCGAGGAGGTCCCGCCGCTCGCGCACGC
The Myxococcus fulvus DNA segment above includes these coding regions:
- a CDS encoding chemotaxis protein CheR, which gives rise to MQDPQRNLVQRALEPVCHRERNQLVLPVPERPAEEALAEARVWLDGIHARMLEADDDVLHQDMHSLHLGLLTLRRRWSPEDWKVFCQDTARKHPLRSFLHQCPFTRRAFERPRGYAGDAALIDYLYLDHAADELHAGREIYRYMHQQPSAVSVRERRDLLARELDATAERVPGDARILSVACGHLREAEASAAVRERRVRELIAFDQDALSLAEISHHQPLDVVKPHCGSVRALLAGKESFADLDFIYSAGLYDYLSDSVATRLTGLLFNMLRAQGRLLVANFARFPPETGYMEAFMDWWLLYREEDELRGFLGEVPLERLDSVRLFRDGQDNVIYLELVRR
- a CDS encoding protein kinase domain-containing protein, giving the protein MAEGIQSASAVPGEPRPGRRLGHRFELVQRLKVGRGISTWAGVDLRTGERVAIKVTSTTALVPAARHRMEHEAATLARLDSPFIVSVRHIGTSEDWLYLVTPWLTGESLEARLERGVLSVPEALALGRGLLSALTEAHHHGVLHRDVKPANLIVSGEPLSRATLIDFGLARSERLDASLRDLPVGTARYLSPEQAGLLHRPVEATSDLYSTGVVLFESLAGVPVFTGDSVGEVLRQHLSARPRLRAVGVDAPRALEELVSRLLQTDPSDRYQSAASALADLLELEDALAQGHAEPELITGARDARRSLTEPSFVGRHEEVATLERELERTLTDPGRLVVVEAESGGGKSRLLEELSARAPRHHAWVLQGQAQDQAARRPFQLFTGVASAITLALASRPALAEALRGRLAGQEAGLCMVLPQLEPLLSPAPHASARTLAPESLGESRGIWALTALLGALGTRDEPAVVVLDDCQWADELTLRALEGWSQARRQGQGRVLVIVAFRGEDIGPTHVLRKLAPTAHLRLSALGAAEVARLTESMAGTLPREATELVTRLSEGNPFMASAVLHGLVEDGVLVPGPSGWSVEPAAMAHARSSRQAAGFLVRRLRLLPLASRRLLSVGAVLGKSFELSRLEALSGVSREDLSAALEEPRRRHMLWEEGTRYTFVHDKLREVLLDMLTPQRRRELHRQAARSAAAQPTKDSFELAYHFDAAGEYTQALPHALVAAELARGRFALESAELNYRIAERGAAGADAGTRFRVAAGLGNVLMLRGRYEEARQQLERAQSLAREKQEQARILGQLGELAFKRGDFGEATLALEQGLKLMGRWVPPRGVLTGASAAWEILAQAAHTVAPRWFLARRPIEGGTEDLQAVRLYSRLAYGYWYRRGRAAVLWAHLRDLNLAERYPPTPELAQAYSEHSPALTTLPWFERAYAYAEKSLSLRQEQNDVWGQGQTLHFYGLACYASSRFEDCIEKCTQAIRLLERTGDPWEVNNATFQVAMALYRLGRLRESLETSQRLHAAALALGDRYSVRLGLEAWAKASDGRLPGTLLDGELTNPDQPDPQSFAGVLQADALHRMRQGDAEGAVKVLERAARLVDEAHLRQEYVAPITPLLATALRQLAEATSPLAAGRRRALLERAEKTAKDAHTLARTYRNNLPHALRERALVAALRGQARRARSWLEQSLQAARDLKMRHEHARSLKARGELGRALGWPDAEADLSVATRELAEMEEGLSPEVVEQDGTRALSLVDRFPRVLEAGRRLASALSREAVFEAVRQSMLELLRAEHCAIVDPRELTEDEDTEGPSRTAIARAMETGRITVMGQGLPGGASESMELAGVRSLLCAPLQVRGKTVACVLATHRQVGALFGEVEERLTEFVTVLAGTALENAENFERIAALSEEQGRLYRAEQEAVRRRDDFLSIAAHELKTPLTSLQLHIQGLQAQVRASGDAGLSPHKLSTKLESASAQTQRLGRLVSDLLDISRLAQGQLHIKLSEVDLVALVQGQLERSREALVRAECPVRLDARVPRLTGYWDAMRLEQVVGNLLSNAMKYGAGKPIEITLREEKDGQALLRVRDFGIGIADEDRARIFGRFERAVSVRHYGGFGLGLWIVREIVQALGGAIDVESTPGEGSTFTVTLPCAGPSSSQQESPGPPVH